Proteins from a genomic interval of Procambarus clarkii isolate CNS0578487 chromosome 45, FALCON_Pclarkii_2.0, whole genome shotgun sequence:
- the LOC138350349 gene encoding uncharacterized protein, whose translation MNPLSHSQVFVAALLTLQLLRVGAAEYMGDRVISGTRNVPTGSRRWRDTTLIGRDAQDPEDRESSPPNVFFDSSWGKSKSSSSSGLTDSQVVPQVRSRVLQGTGAGGGPRTRPFVSQYRTRKGKERPSRASRRDLLLHHHRNRTITMKTRGNSSVHDQRSDAQQSYHTPGLHNVTDKASGNLRLVKNTSNLTKEHLDGPDSNNYDIYTHNDGGFGDKEFPEVSDGAHTKGLEEIGRPSWVNPREWENTVEKDNTGNLHDKNTQTPQLEYVTEVGPGVDRSCSDLGGCGQKFAWKRPEDTSTNVILPFRTSDRNKTNSRAFSDHQDQVEMKSKYGQLNGQASNNTSDLISSGRQINKEERLSPFDSATPRKNKGTAISSVNTTQAENTHTAATTVPPERDSDSVEVQNSPVILISIRGKWNETTVTPLSSRAAGNHSIIMESSVGPGYNGVNNEGVKFYKSFPLYSSAQSESSATKITDNELMVSGPKQNIEENGYEQRIKEHDNFTSQWETQVYEPRLRDALQYFNFNRNVHENRPNDEHFHAYKTTLMPDQDVRKDSSLKEITTGTRNMANSSPGHHHHHLHPAIASHLSGVNREVAGGDDFQSQVLGKLEQDRVLLEQEDLHEGEPNRIKKHNLNVNFGGEESSIYDSRASLGKDGVYHHEEGAVGRDVSEENEREIGLFSYEGDESFFASFERFFEKHELDANTSTDPGYERTRSKDSSHASFSNIAGKQKGKEQSGNKNVVSHQDHINQQVEIKHHQHDRSQQRATPPQPQSSFQLPIFGSRLPSEDFNSLNDRRFSPLLVSSKESFSTDEAPQEPQIHEASNQIQSFKAPDQFYVNPETKFPPVSVIPGLLPSSRPSQLTPPLQPFNLKDSKYNQDIVVQETRSALQEHPHALGDVQTSQQGFPDGSYFKFHKTHQRNLSNNITSYNLHENEEEGHHQLSVPGIPTATSPAGNNLASLQSTVIHPTSPPILPLVLNSFSGARLPYPPPPPPPPPPPYTVLGRNRIQESQPENTATLFSLSNRPDPPLPATIEESSGQSLGFVEWATSYPTKPNKQPLRNGSINAATRPVNGKLSAPQENRAVRVNVDNRRPQGGQKSRSPILYQEIRRPSEGDGSGRPHSRLKNGRRVAQGKRPSRHQGPNDNRKPINYQRNSSFANSQGNTHGQDTAGKKKKKSRPGRPHQISLSPPHYHLRPPPANSDNSKIPHREDIQEYRHDENKISLNETLLHNENRNNFLQVAENGADLRGSQPTQTNDPMSSFQNLSLLPKVRPRPQFGPTRTTRGSPSPRHPSSPSLPSPPTIPPAPSSQYTPPPRYNSFGLLFQRPPPRQSHHDTGKPSSPTLSYPISSIKPQTTSSQIRGPRTPKPHPGREVLNIGSPLRNGNKFHNKNLHPAIKSESTASPGRGNLRFRPGKEIENGFRPAHEVRQSWPLYEVSQPLPSIPSSDDSRMSESHAEMMKNMRYGLNGEPLNIWIPI comes from the exons ATGAATCCTTTATCCCATTCGCAGGTGTTTGTCGCAGCTCTCCTGACACTCCAACTACTGCGGGTGGGAGCCGCGGAATACATGGGTGACCGTGTCATCAGTGGCACCCGCAATGTTCCTACAGGAAGCAGAAGGTGGCGTGACACAACATTGATTGGGAGAGATGCCCAGGACCCAGAGGACCGAGAGTCCTCTCCACCGAATGTATTCTTCGACAGCTCTTGGGGTAAGTCGAAGTCGTCGTCGTCGAGCGGCCTTACCGACAGTCAAGTGGTTCCTCAAGTCAGAAGTCGAGTACTACAAGGTACTGGAGCAGGAGGAGGGCCCAGGACAAGACCTTTTGTTTCACAGTACCGGactaggaaaggaaaggaaaggcctTCACGGGCCAGCAGGCGAGACTTGCTTCTACACCATCATAGGAACAGGACCATCACGATGAAAACAAGAGGAAATTCCTCCGTTCATGACCAAAGATCAGACGCACAGCAAAGCTACCATACCCCTGGTCTTCATAACGTAACGGACAAGGCTTCAGGCAACCTTCGCCTGGTGAAGAACACCAGCAACCTGACAAAAGAACATCTAGACGGACCAGATTCGAATAACTATGATATTTATACCCATAATGACGGTGGATTTGGCGACAAAGAATTTCCTGAAGTATCTGACGGTGCTCATACAAAAGGTTTGGAGGAGATAGGTAGACCTTCCTGGGTTAATCCTCGCGAGTGGGAAAACACCGTTGAGAAAGACAACACCGGGAATCTCCACGATAAAAACACCCAAACGCCTCAACTAGAGTACGTGACCGAGGTTGGCCCTGGTGTGGACAGAAGCTGCTCTGACTTGGGAGGATGCGGCCAGAAGTTTGCCTGGAAGCGGCCCGAAGACACCTCCACCAACGTCATCCTCCCTTTTCGCACATCAGACCGAAATAAAACAAATTCTCGGGCATTTTCCGACCACCAGGACCAAGTCGAGATGAAGAGTAAATATGGACAATTAAACGGCCAAGCCAGCAATAATACCAGTGACCTCATCTCTTCCGGTAGACAAATAAATAAAGAAGAGAGATTAAGCCCATTTGATTCAGCCACGCCCAGAAAAAATAAAGGCACGGCAATAAGCTCGGTAAATACAACCCAAGCAGAGAACACGCATACTGCAGCCACCACAGTTCCACCCGAGCGCGATAGCGATAGTGTAGAAGTACAAAATTCGCCTGTCATACTCATTAGCATCAGGGGGAAGTGGAACGAAACCACTGTGACTCCATTATCTTCCCGCGCTGCTGGAAACCATTCAATTATTATGGAGAGTAGTGTGGGACCTGGATATAACGGTGTGAATAATGAGGGGGTAAAGTTCTACAAGTCTTTCCCTCTCTACTCCTCGGCACAGAGTGAAAGTTCAGCTACAAAAATTACTGATAATGAACTCATGGTCAGTGGTCCCAAACAGAACATTGAAGAAAACGGTTATGAGCAGCGTATTAAAGAACACGACAATTTTACTAGTCAATGGGAGACTCAAGTATATGAACCTCGGCTTCGTGATGCCTTGcaatatttcaatttcaacagaAATGTGCATGAAAATCGCCCTAATGACGAACATTTTCACGCATATAAAACTACATTGATGCCTGATCAAGATGTAAGAAAAGACTCATCACTGAAGGAAATTACCACAG GCACCCGCAATATGGCCAACTCGTCAcctggtcatcaccaccaccacctccacccagccATTGCGTCCCACTTATCTGGAGTGAACCGAGAAGTTGCTGGTGGGGATGACTTCCAGAGCCAGGTCCTCGGGAAGCTGGAACAGGACAGAGTCTTGCTGGAGCAGGAAGATCTGCATGAAGGAGAACCTAATCGTATAAAGAAGCATAATCTAAACGTGAATTTTGGAGGCGAAGAGTCGTCCATATATGACAGTCGTGCATCACTTGGCAAGGACGGTGTGTACCACCATGAAGAAGGTGCTGTGGGTCGTGATGTGTCAGAAGAGAACGAGCGTGAGATAGGATTATTCTCATATGAGGGAGACGAGTCGTTCTTTGCTTCTTTTGAACGCTTCTTCGAGAAACACGAACTGGACGCGAATACCTCTACTGACCCCGGATACGAGAGGACTCGTTCTAAAGACTCGTCTCATGCAAGCTTCAGCAACATAGCCGGCAAACAGAAAGGCAAAGAGCAGAGCGGGAATAAAAATGTTGTATCCCATCAGGATCACATAAATCAACAGGTTGAAATAAAGCATCATCAGCATGATCGATCTCAACAACGTGCGACTCCTCCACAACCTCAATCTTCGTTTCAGTTACCTATCTTCGGGTCAAGATTACCTTCGGAAGATTTTAATTCACTTAATGATCGACGCTTCTCTCCTCTGCTCGTCTCTTCAAAAGAGTCATTCTCTACGGACGAAGCACCTCAAGAGCCCCAAATACATGAAGCATCGAACCAGATACAATCTTTCAAAGCTCCCGATCAATTTTATGTTAATCCAGAAACTAAATTTCCACCAGTCTCTGTTATTCCAGGTCTCCTTCCTTCTTCCCGGCCTTCTCAGCTAACTCCGCCTTTACAACCATTCAATTTAAAAGATTCAAAATACAACCAAGATATAGTTGTGCAAGAAACCAGAAGTGCCTTGCAAGAACATCCTCATGCTCTCGGGGATGTGCAAACTTCACAGCAAGGTTTCCCTGATGGTTCTTATTTTAAATTCCATAAGACCCACCAGAGAAATTTGTCAAATAATATAACATCATACAATTTGCATGAAAACGAAGAAGAGGGTCACCATCAGCTTTCAGTGCCCGGAATACCCACGGCAACATCTCCAGCAGGCAATAACTTAGCATCACTTCAGAGCACCGTGATACATCCAACTTCTCCACCAATACTTCCGCTTGTATTAAACTCTTTTTCCGGTGCTCggctcccgtatcctcccccgccgccgccgccgcctcctcctccttataCAGTCTTAGGTAGAAACAGAATTCAAGAATCTCAACCAGAAAATACTGCCACTCTCTTCAGTCTTAGTAACAGACCTGATCCACCTCTCCCTGCCACGATAGAAGAAAGTTCTGGCCAGTCTCTGGGGTTTGTTGAGTGGGCAACATCGTATCCAACAAAACCTAATAAACAACCTTTAAGAAATGGAAGCATCAATGCAGCCACGAGGCCAGTTAATGGTAAACTATCTGCTCCCCAGGAGAACAGGGCTGTCCGCGTTAATGTTGACAATAGAAGGCCCCAGGGAGGCCAAAAGAGTAGGTCCCCAATTTTGTACCAAGAAATCAGGAGGCCCTCAGAAGGCGATGGAAGCGGAAGACCGCATTCTAGACTCAAAAATGGGCGTCGCGTTGCCCAAGGCAAAAGGCCCTCCAGACATCAGGGTCCTAACGACAACCGAAAGCCAATAAATTATCAAAGGAATTCGAGCTTTGCCAATTCACAAGGAAATACTCACGGTCAAGATACAGCTGGTAAAAAGAAAAAGAAGTCACGACCAGGTCGGCCTCATCAGATCTCCTTGAGCCCTCCACATTATCACCTCAGACCTCCGCCCGCCAATTCTGATAACTCAAAAATTCCTCATAGGGAAGATATACAAGAGTATAGACAcgatgaaaataaaatttcactTAATGAGactctcttacataatgaaaataGAAATAATTTTTTGCAGGTAGCCGAGAATGGTGCAGATTTAAGAGGTAGTCAACCCACTCAGACAAATGACCCGATGTCAAGCTTCCAAAACTTGAGTCTGTTGCCGAAGGTGCGTCCTCGTCCCCAGTTTGGTCCAACACGTACCACCAGAGGCTCTCCATCCCCTCGACACCCATCATCTCCATCCTTGCCCTCTCCACCAACCATACCTCCTGCTCCATCCTCACAATATACTCCACCGCCTCGTTACAATTCATTTGGCCTACTTTTCCAGCGACCGCCGCCTCGCCAGTCACATCATGATACAGGGAAGCCTTCTTCGCCTACACTTTCTTATCCAATTTCCTCAATTAAGCCTCAGACTACGTCTAGCCAAATCAGAGGTCCAAGAACACCTAAACCTCATCCAGGACGAGAGGTCCTCAATATCGGATCACCTCTGCGAAATGGTAACAAATTTCACAATAAGAACTTGCATCCTGCGATTAAATCAGAGTCAACCGCGTCCCCTGGAAGAGGGAATTTACGCTTTCGACCTGGAAAAGAGATAGAAAATGGATTCAGACCAGCTCACGAAGTCCGGCAATCCTGGCCACTATACGAGGTCTCTCAACCCCTCCCAAGCATTCCATCCTCAGACGACTCTCGCATGTCAGAGAGTCACGCAGAGATGATGAAGAACATGCGCTATGGACTCAATGGAGAGCCTCTCAACATTTGGATCCCTATTTAG